A genomic stretch from Arachis stenosperma cultivar V10309 chromosome 3, arast.V10309.gnm1.PFL2, whole genome shotgun sequence includes:
- the LOC130967846 gene encoding transcription factor bHLH68-like isoform X1 has product MNRGGGVVEQMMGSGNPNCWNSPSSDFLSYSSTTNTPSSYTNFLLNPPPPYVPHPPTSYWHEHEHEHHNNTNPDLPGDSWTHLIMSGGEEENGRGIWQHHASELDDVKQERSVESSYVYGDGSAGKPNWSHNQMILLPPNASSSSNSTSPPKSSCVTFTTSILDFSTQPTLPPPPPPPPPPSSAECNSIAGGGASKKARVQQSTSSSTFKVRKEKLGDRIAALHQLVSPFGKTDTASVLLEAIGYIRFLQSQIEALSLPYLVNGSPNMKHQNPVQGEKSCLFPEDPGQLLNENCLKKRKATTQQEGSQHQEEAKKDLRSRGLCLVPVSCTLQVGSDNGADYWSPAFGAGGFR; this is encoded by the exons ATGAATAGAGGAGGTGGTGTGGTTGAGCAAATGATGGGTTCCGGGAACCCTAACTGCTGGAACTCTCCTTCTTCTGATTTCTTGTCATACTCCTCCACTACTAATACTCCTTCTTCATACACCAACTTTCTTCTGAATCCACCACCACCATATGTACCTCATCCTCCCACTTCTTACTGGCATGAACATGAGCATGAGCATCACAATAATACTAATCCAGACCTTCCCGGCGACTCATGGACTCACCTAATCAT GAgtggaggagaagaagagaatggTAGAGGTATATGGCAGCATCATGCATCAGAGCTTGATGATGTGAAGCAAGAAAGGTCCGTAGAGAGCAGTTATGTGTACGGTGATGGAAGTGCAGGGAAACCTAACTGGTCTCACAATCAGATGATACTGCTTCCTCCtaatgcttcttcttcttccaattCTACTTCACCACCCAAATCATCATGTGTCACCTTCACCACCAGCATCTTGGACTTTTCCACCCAGCCCACGCTTcctccacctccacctccacctccacctccaTCTTCCGCcgag TGCAATAGCATCGCAGGTGGTGGAGCATCGAAGAAAGCTAGGGTTCAACAGTCGACGTCTTCGTCGACGTTCAAG GTTAGGAAGGAGAAGTTAGGTGACAGAATCGCAGCTCTCCATCAACTCGTTTCCCCATTTGGAAAG ACTGACACTGCGTCTGTCTTATTAGAAGCTATTGGGTATATCAGATTCCTTCAGAGTCAAATTGAG GCCCTTAGCTTACCTTACTTGGTCAATGGATCACCAAACATGAAACACCAAAATCCT GTTCAAGGAGAGAAGAGTTGTTTATTCCCTGAAGATCCCGGTCAG CTGCTGAATGAAAACTGCTTGAAGAAGAGGAAAGCAACTACTCAGCAGGAG GGTTCCCAGCATCAAGAAGAAGCAAAGAAGGACCTGAGGAGTAGGGGGTTGTGTCTGGTTCCAGTGTCATGCACACTGCAAGTTGGAAGTGACAATGGAGCTGATTATTGGTCTCCTGCTTTTGGTGCTGGAGGATTTCGATAG
- the LOC130967846 gene encoding transcription factor bHLH68-like isoform X2 translates to MNRGGGVVEQMMGSGNPNCWNSPSSDFLSYSSTTNTPSSYTNFLLNPPPPYVPHPPTSYWHEHEHEHHNNTNPDLPGDSWTHLIMSGGEEENGRGIWQHHASELDDVKQERSVESSYVYGDGSAGKPNWSHNQMILLPPNASSSSNSTSPPKSSCVTFTTSILDFSTQPTLPPPPPPPPPPSSAEVRKEKLGDRIAALHQLVSPFGKTDTASVLLEAIGYIRFLQSQIEALSLPYLVNGSPNMKHQNPVQGEKSCLFPEDPGQLLNENCLKKRKATTQQEGSQHQEEAKKDLRSRGLCLVPVSCTLQVGSDNGADYWSPAFGAGGFR, encoded by the exons ATGAATAGAGGAGGTGGTGTGGTTGAGCAAATGATGGGTTCCGGGAACCCTAACTGCTGGAACTCTCCTTCTTCTGATTTCTTGTCATACTCCTCCACTACTAATACTCCTTCTTCATACACCAACTTTCTTCTGAATCCACCACCACCATATGTACCTCATCCTCCCACTTCTTACTGGCATGAACATGAGCATGAGCATCACAATAATACTAATCCAGACCTTCCCGGCGACTCATGGACTCACCTAATCAT GAgtggaggagaagaagagaatggTAGAGGTATATGGCAGCATCATGCATCAGAGCTTGATGATGTGAAGCAAGAAAGGTCCGTAGAGAGCAGTTATGTGTACGGTGATGGAAGTGCAGGGAAACCTAACTGGTCTCACAATCAGATGATACTGCTTCCTCCtaatgcttcttcttcttccaattCTACTTCACCACCCAAATCATCATGTGTCACCTTCACCACCAGCATCTTGGACTTTTCCACCCAGCCCACGCTTcctccacctccacctccacctccacctccaTCTTCCGCcgag GTTAGGAAGGAGAAGTTAGGTGACAGAATCGCAGCTCTCCATCAACTCGTTTCCCCATTTGGAAAG ACTGACACTGCGTCTGTCTTATTAGAAGCTATTGGGTATATCAGATTCCTTCAGAGTCAAATTGAG GCCCTTAGCTTACCTTACTTGGTCAATGGATCACCAAACATGAAACACCAAAATCCT GTTCAAGGAGAGAAGAGTTGTTTATTCCCTGAAGATCCCGGTCAG CTGCTGAATGAAAACTGCTTGAAGAAGAGGAAAGCAACTACTCAGCAGGAG GGTTCCCAGCATCAAGAAGAAGCAAAGAAGGACCTGAGGAGTAGGGGGTTGTGTCTGGTTCCAGTGTCATGCACACTGCAAGTTGGAAGTGACAATGGAGCTGATTATTGGTCTCCTGCTTTTGGTGCTGGAGGATTTCGATAG
- the LOC130965941 gene encoding WAT1-related protein At1g68170-like, which yields MESHAGKGVLHNQWKLDWNIRLLASAYSGIVGSGVVFLIIAWCIQMRGPLLAFIFNPVMLMLVAVVASFMLDEKLYLGSVIGVVLIVYGLLPYMILWGKNKEMKKITQYCHLKLYNYNSRINNRLYKS from the exons ATGGAATCGCATGCAG GTAAGGGGGTGTTACACAATCAATGGAAGCTTGATTGGAATATCAGGCTTTTGGCTTCTGCTTATTCG GGAATTGTGGGGTCTGGAGTAGTGTTTCTTATCATAGCATGGTGCATACAAATGAGAGGGCCACTACTTGCCTTCATTTTCAACCCTGTCATGCTTATGCTTGTGGCTGTTGTAGCTTCTTTCATGTTGGATGAGAAATTGTATCTTGGAAG TGTGATTGGAGTAGTGCTGATAGTGTATGGACTACTACCATACATGATTCTATGGGGAAAGAATAAAGAGATGAAAAAAATAACTCAATATTGCCATCTAAAATTATACAATTACAACAGCAGGATCAATAACAGATTATACAAGTCGTAG